ACCGGTCTTCATCTTTCGATGAAATACTCCCGTCGGAGACAGGCCGCTCAGGCATGGCCCGGCCTTACCTCGGCGAGCGTTTCGCCAGGATGCGTTGCAGCGTGCGCCGGTGCATGTTCAGCCGCCGTGCCGTCTCCGACACGTTGCGGTCGCAGAGTTCATAAACCCGCTGGATGTGCTCCCAGCGCACGCGATCGGCGCTCATCGGGTTTTCCGGCGGCGGCGGAAGCTCGTCGCCGCGCGACAGCAGCGCGTTGGTGATGTCGGTGGCGTCGGCGGGTTTCGACAGGTAATCGGTGGCGCCGATCTTGACCGCGGCCACCGCCGTGGCGATGGCGCCATAGCCGGTCAGCACGACGATGCGGGAATCCGGCCGCCGCTCGCGCAGCACCTCGACCACGTCGAGCCCGTTGCCGTCCTCGAGCCGCAGGTCGACCACCGCATAGGCCGGCGGGCGTGCCGTGGCGATGGCGCTACCCCCGGCCACGGAGCCGGCGGTCTCGACCTCGAAACCGCGCTTTTCCATGGCCTTGGCGAGACGCCGCAGAAACGGCTCGTCATCGTCGACAAGAAGCAGCGAGCGGTCGTCTCCCAGATCTTCGATCATCCGTTCCGACACGACTGTCCCCCCAACTGCTGTTCGACGCTTGGATTTCGGTAATATCCTGCGGCGCGCTAGGGGTCAAATGCGCATGCGATTACATGCGATCAATGAAACAGGCGGCGCGTTCGGCGAGGTCTTCGGGCGGCAGCTCGCGGCGGAAATACTCGACAAAGCCGTATTCGGGCAGCACCAGATAGGTGAAGGTCGAGTGATCGACGAGATAGAATTCGTCATCCGACGGCTGCTTCTTGTAATAGGTCCGGTA
The window above is part of the Salipiger abyssi genome. Proteins encoded here:
- a CDS encoding ActR/PrrA/RegA family redox response regulator transcription factor, with protein sequence MIEDLGDDRSLLLVDDDEPFLRRLAKAMEKRGFEVETAGSVAGGSAIATARPPAYAVVDLRLEDGNGLDVVEVLRERRPDSRIVVLTGYGAIATAVAAVKIGATDYLSKPADATDITNALLSRGDELPPPPENPMSADRVRWEHIQRVYELCDRNVSETARRLNMHRRTLQRILAKRSPR